The Henckelia pumila isolate YLH828 chromosome 2, ASM3356847v2, whole genome shotgun sequence genome includes a window with the following:
- the LOC140885054 gene encoding uncharacterized protein: MATQDVHQTVEEANPAAVGWRGKIQEQYQRIKTHAETFPYVWGSYILVYGGFGLWLTYRWRRLRNTEDRVRLLQERLRKLVEAEQPTNSTAAKQQPSNSAKNPSDDKASK, encoded by the coding sequence ATGGCAACCCAAGACGTTCATCAAACAGTTGAAGAGGCAAATCCCGCAGCGGTCGGGTGGAGAGGCAAAATACAAGAGCAATACCAAAGGATAAAGACTCATGCAGAGACATTCCCCTATGTTTGGGGTTCTTATATACTTGTCTATGGTGGATTTGGTCTCTGGTTGACCTACAGGTGGAGAAGGCTCCGCAATACAGAGGACAGGGTCCGCCTTCTTCAAGAGAGACTCCGTAAACTAGTCGAAGCTGAGCAGCCAACCAACTCCACCGCGGCTAAGCAACAGCCTTCAAACTCTGCCAAAAACCCATCAGATGACAAAGCTTCCAAATAG